From a single Miscanthus floridulus cultivar M001 chromosome 8, ASM1932011v1, whole genome shotgun sequence genomic region:
- the LOC136469964 gene encoding fatty acyl-CoA reductase 2, chloroplastic-like, giving the protein MLPALSARSSPSSSSLGDSKARTAVLATDDDDHVAGIGIAEFLEGNNFLITGGTGFLVLIEKILRTNPDVGKIYVMIKAKDAEAAMKRLQTEVVDAELFKCLQEIHGKAFHSFIARKLVPVVGDIRENNLGIAQEYDVAMDINTLGPLRIMSFAQRIRRLKLFLHVSTAYVNGKRQGVALEKPFRMGDSIANEILLSSAECSSEHAANGAALDIEAEIKLAFHHTTKSDDQAS; this is encoded by the exons ATGCTCCCAGCATTGTCGGCTAGGTCAAGCCCGTCGTCGTCATCCTTGGGGGATTCAAAAGCCCGTACTGCTGTGTTGGCAACGGATGACGATGATCACGTCGCCGGGATCGGGATCGCTGAATTCCTCGAGGGCAACAACTTCCTCATCACTGGCGGAACTGGATTTCTAG TTCTTATCGAGAAGATTTTGAGGACGAATCCTGACGTTGGCAAGATATACGTTATGATCAAGGCCAAGGATGCTGAAGCAGCAATGAAGAGGTTGCAAACTGAG GTTGTAGACGCAGAACTATTCAAATGTTTGCAGGAAATCCACGGGAAAGCCTTCCACAGCTTTATAGCAAGAAAGTTAGTTCCTGTCGTCGGCGATATCAGGGAGAACAACCTCGGCATTGCCCAGGA GTATGACGTTGCAATGGACATCAACACCCTTGGGCCACTCCGGATCATGAGTTTCGCACAGAGGATCCGAAGATTGAAGCTCTTCTTGCATGTGTCAACAG CATATGTGAATGGGAAGAGGCAAGGCGTGGCGCTGGAGAAGCCGTTTCGAATGGGAGACTCCATAGCAAATGAGATACTATTAAGCTCCGCAGAATGCTCTTCAGAGCATGCTGCGAACGGTGCCGCTCTTGATATTGAGGCAGAGATCAAGCTGGCGTTTCACCACACAACAAAATCAGATGATCAAGCTTCTTGA